In Xanthocytophaga agilis, a genomic segment contains:
- a CDS encoding TonB-dependent receptor: MKRPRLCLLFFGSLLAISTSWAQSQKTTEEKKTGKIDSIQQLQEIVVTATRSERQLGALPMPVTVVSGKQIQKMGSVRLNDVLQEQTGLMPVTNHGNGIQIQGFDPDYTLILVDGEPLIGRTSGTLELSRVAVGNIKQIEIVKGPASSLYGSEALAGVINIITEKPEGLKGSLKGRYGTNETIDLTGDFSYRYRKLGVYTFVNRYHTGGYDFTPAEYGNTVDPFTNYTYNTKLTYDFSEKVKLSLSGRYFTESQTSASVVSLEGASDTISGTGKVTDWNINPTLTVKFAPRFKTNFRLYASRYHTSSLLSYEKDNSVYDETFFTQTFLRPEVIAEFSPVKKHTITFGGGGTRESVFATRYTNKKYFSTVYGLFQYEWLANKDLTLIAGGRFDHHSLYGGQISPKLSGQYEILPWLAFRASLGTGFKAPDFRQVYLNFTNSTVGYSVFGIEEQKAGIDTYEALGQIARYLVDSTLLNQTGRLKAERSVAYNAGFKITPIPRVMGNINFFRNNIQNLINTHPLAEKTNGQYIYGYQNISRSVMQGIETDWTYQLNKHLSVSAGYQLLYAYDQDVLNQIAEGKIYIRDPKTLKTSRMKKSQYGGLLNRSRHSGNIKFFYEDTRTGISGSVRGIYRGKYGLADTDGNGALNEGDEYVKGYMLWNIAMAKTFRKMLTVQAGIDNLFNFRNTAQITTIPGRIVYTSLQFVLAKNQ, from the coding sequence ATGAAACGCCCAAGACTCTGTTTACTCTTTTTTGGAAGTTTGTTAGCCATCTCTACCTCTTGGGCTCAGTCACAAAAAACAACTGAAGAAAAGAAAACAGGTAAGATAGATAGTATACAACAGCTTCAGGAAATTGTGGTAACGGCTACACGGAGTGAACGCCAACTAGGAGCACTTCCTATGCCTGTAACGGTAGTTTCTGGTAAGCAGATTCAGAAGATGGGATCTGTGCGATTGAATGATGTACTACAGGAGCAAACAGGGCTTATGCCTGTTACAAATCATGGCAATGGAATCCAGATACAAGGGTTTGATCCTGATTATACATTGATATTAGTCGATGGGGAACCATTGATAGGACGTACTTCCGGTACATTGGAATTGTCCAGAGTAGCAGTTGGTAATATCAAACAGATTGAAATTGTAAAAGGTCCTGCTTCCAGTTTGTATGGTAGTGAAGCATTAGCTGGGGTTATCAATATAATTACAGAGAAACCTGAAGGGCTAAAAGGTTCACTAAAAGGTCGGTATGGAACCAACGAGACAATTGACCTCACAGGTGATTTCTCCTATAGGTATAGAAAACTGGGTGTATATACTTTTGTTAATCGGTATCATACAGGTGGATATGACTTTACACCTGCTGAATATGGGAATACTGTAGATCCTTTTACCAATTATACCTATAATACTAAGCTAACCTATGATTTCTCTGAGAAAGTAAAGCTTTCACTTTCAGGAAGATATTTTACAGAATCTCAGACATCCGCTTCTGTCGTTTCTTTGGAAGGAGCATCTGATACAATTAGCGGTACTGGCAAAGTGACAGATTGGAATATAAATCCTACACTGACAGTAAAGTTTGCACCTCGGTTTAAGACAAACTTCCGCTTATATGCCTCCCGGTACCACACATCTTCGCTACTCAGCTATGAAAAAGATAATTCTGTATATGACGAAACTTTCTTTACACAAACATTCTTACGACCAGAAGTAATTGCTGAGTTTTCTCCTGTAAAAAAACATACGATTACTTTTGGCGGAGGGGGGACACGTGAGTCTGTTTTTGCAACGCGCTATACAAACAAAAAGTATTTTTCAACAGTATATGGGTTATTCCAGTATGAATGGCTAGCTAATAAAGATCTGACTTTAATTGCAGGTGGACGTTTTGATCATCATAGCTTATATGGTGGACAGATAAGTCCAAAGTTATCTGGTCAATATGAAATACTTCCCTGGTTAGCCTTCCGTGCCTCATTGGGTACAGGTTTTAAGGCTCCTGATTTCAGACAGGTATATCTCAACTTTACTAATTCAACAGTTGGTTATTCCGTATTCGGGATTGAAGAGCAGAAAGCTGGTATTGATACCTATGAGGCGCTGGGGCAAATCGCACGCTACCTGGTAGATTCAACATTGCTAAACCAGACAGGCCGACTCAAGGCTGAACGATCTGTGGCGTATAATGCCGGATTTAAAATTACTCCAATCCCACGTGTAATGGGGAACATAAACTTTTTCCGGAATAACATCCAGAATCTGATAAATACCCATCCTCTTGCTGAAAAAACAAATGGACAATACATCTATGGCTATCAGAATATATCCCGTTCTGTCATGCAGGGTATAGAAACTGATTGGACATATCAGTTGAATAAACATCTTTCTGTATCGGCGGGCTATCAGCTTTTGTATGCTTATGATCAGGATGTACTGAATCAGATTGCCGAAGGCAAAATATATATCCGTGATCCTAAAACCCTGAAAACTTCCCGAATGAAGAAAAGTCAATATGGAGGTCTGCTTAACCGATCAAGACATTCTGGTAATATCAAGTTCTTTTATGAAGATACCCGCACAGGGATATCGGGCAGTGTAAGAGGTATTTACAGAGGCAAATATGGACTGGCAGATACGGATGGCAATGGAGCTTTGAATGAGGGTGATGAATATGTAAAGGGATACATGCTCTGGAATATTGCTATGGCTAAAACATTTCGGAAGATGCTGACTGTACAGGCGGGTATTGATAACCTGTTCAATTTTAGGAATACAGCACAGATTACAACGATTCCTGGAAGGATTGTATACACAAGTTTGCAATTCGTACTAGCGAAGAACCAATAA
- a CDS encoding HmuY family protein, which yields MKNPIVASSLLLLVSFSLIFSSCNNDDDDPTPATPLEATTFKDLNATSTKLYTFFSFAKGDTISRADSATNKWDIAFKRTGIIFNSGVSGPGSAAASLQTGVFDEIASVSDTVTFKQDSQAGLVLSSGKSWYSYDQTTHIVTPIAGKFLLIKTADGKYAKVEILSYYKGAPASPDATKADETSFYTFRYVYQPNGTKTLE from the coding sequence ATGAAAAATCCAATTGTTGCATCATCACTTCTTTTACTGGTAAGCTTTTCACTTATTTTTTCTTCCTGTAATAATGACGATGATGATCCAACGCCTGCAACACCTCTGGAAGCAACCACTTTCAAAGATCTGAATGCTACATCTACAAAGCTTTATACTTTCTTCAGTTTTGCAAAAGGAGATACTATTTCTCGGGCAGATTCTGCTACTAATAAATGGGATATCGCCTTCAAAAGGACAGGGATTATCTTTAATTCTGGAGTAAGTGGTCCTGGTAGTGCTGCTGCTAGTTTACAAACAGGTGTATTTGATGAAATTGCTTCTGTTTCTGATACTGTTACTTTCAAACAGGATAGTCAAGCAGGATTAGTGCTTTCTTCTGGTAAGAGTTGGTATAGTTATGATCAAACAACTCATATTGTTACTCCTATTGCTGGTAAGTTCTTACTTATCAAGACCGCAGATGGCAAATATGCTAAGGTGGAGATCCTAAGCTATTATAAAGGAGCACCTGCATCACCTGATGCTACTAAAGCTGATGAAACCAGTTTTTATACATTCCGCTATGTATATCAGCCTAATGGTACTAAGACATTGGAATAA
- a CDS encoding heme/hemin ABC transporter substrate-binding protein has protein sequence MKKIVQCLLVVTTLLMGSATWAQQKIVSLNGAVTEILCELGLQNQIVGTDITSNYPAEMQKKPKVGHNRTIGAEAVLALQPTLIVGIKDKDGKPIDIKPELVGQFQSAGIKTILFEYDYSIDGAKKLIQGVAEYFNQKQKAVALIKKIDEPLAKVKKPAKAPKVLFIYARGTGTMLVAGLRTAPKTMIELAGGQNATNDFENFKPLTAEALVAANPDAILLFDSGLESLGGIDGLLKVPGIAQTNAGKHKRIWQMDGQFLTGFSPRAGQAVLELNTKMTQITP, from the coding sequence ATGAAAAAAATAGTTCAATGTTTGCTGGTAGTTACAACTCTGTTGATGGGTTCTGCAACATGGGCACAACAGAAAATTGTATCCCTGAATGGTGCTGTGACAGAGATTTTATGTGAACTGGGGCTACAAAATCAGATTGTAGGAACAGATATCACTAGTAACTATCCTGCAGAAATGCAAAAGAAGCCGAAAGTAGGTCATAATCGTACTATAGGAGCAGAAGCTGTGCTGGCTTTACAACCTACACTAATCGTGGGGATCAAAGATAAGGATGGAAAACCAATTGATATTAAGCCCGAACTGGTTGGACAGTTTCAGTCTGCAGGAATAAAAACGATTCTATTTGAATATGACTACTCAATTGATGGAGCCAAAAAACTGATTCAGGGAGTAGCTGAATATTTTAATCAGAAACAGAAGGCTGTTGCCTTGATTAAGAAGATTGACGAACCATTGGCAAAGGTAAAGAAACCTGCCAAGGCTCCTAAAGTTCTCTTTATCTATGCACGTGGTACTGGTACTATGCTGGTGGCTGGTTTACGCACAGCACCCAAAACAATGATTGAACTGGCTGGTGGGCAAAATGCGACCAATGATTTTGAAAACTTCAAACCACTAACAGCAGAAGCGCTGGTAGCTGCTAATCCGGATGCCATTTTATTATTTGATAGTGGCCTGGAAAGCTTAGGAGGTATAGATGGACTACTGAAAGTACCAGGAATTGCTCAAACCAATGCAGGTAAACACAAACGCATCTGGCAGATGGATGGGCAGTTCTTAACAGGATTTAGCCCAAGAGCAGGACAGGCAGTTTTAGAGCTGAATACTAAAATGACACAAATTACACCATGA
- a CDS encoding heme ABC transporter ATP-binding protein yields MINVEKVGYHIAGRPLLQNVSFVAETGQLLAIIGANGAGKSTLLKILSKELAPDSGKVEMRGENLKSIRNNQLARFRAVLAQNNALAFNFNVSELVMMGRYPHFDGSPSKQDHEIVEYALQQTDIIHLRDRIFLTLSGGEQQRVLLAKVLAQLTDIEDIYGLPHPAPQPKYLLLDEPITGLDLYHQHNLLEIIRTLTLRNFCVIAILHDLNLTMQYADQVLILNSGKTIAFGKPVQVMTPANIFSAFHISVDIIHPPEYTHPFIVHSRSFSEQPLLEEKWERSNGQSQGFYL; encoded by the coding sequence ATGATTAATGTAGAAAAAGTCGGATACCATATTGCTGGAAGACCTTTATTACAGAATGTGTCCTTTGTGGCAGAGACAGGGCAATTACTGGCTATTATCGGAGCAAATGGCGCAGGAAAATCAACCTTGCTGAAAATTCTGAGTAAAGAATTAGCACCAGATTCTGGTAAAGTAGAGATGAGAGGTGAGAATCTGAAATCAATTCGTAACAATCAGTTAGCTCGTTTTCGGGCAGTATTGGCACAGAATAATGCATTGGCTTTTAACTTTAATGTATCTGAACTGGTCATGATGGGGCGTTATCCTCATTTTGATGGCAGCCCTTCCAAACAAGATCATGAGATTGTAGAGTATGCTTTACAACAGACAGATATTATCCATTTAAGAGACAGGATATTTCTTACACTTTCTGGTGGAGAGCAACAGCGGGTATTGCTGGCTAAAGTTCTGGCTCAGCTTACAGATATAGAAGATATATATGGTCTTCCTCACCCTGCACCTCAGCCTAAGTACTTGCTTTTGGATGAGCCAATTACAGGGTTGGATTTGTATCATCAGCATAATCTGTTGGAGATTATCCGAACACTTACTCTCCGTAACTTTTGTGTGATTGCTATTCTGCATGATCTGAATCTGACTATGCAATATGCAGATCAAGTTTTGATTCTTAACAGTGGGAAGACAATAGCCTTCGGAAAACCAGTTCAGGTAATGACGCCTGCCAATATTTTTTCTGCTTTCCATATTTCGGTAGATATCATTCATCCTCCTGAATATACTCATCCTTTTATTGTCCATAGCCGGTCTTTTTCTGAACAACCACTGCTGGAAGAAAAATGGGAAAGATCCAATGGACAATCCCAAGGCTTTTATCTATAA
- a CDS encoding iron ABC transporter permease, whose protein sequence is MSITAEKPATNLIQIRKPFQQSVILTLLVVGLVVSACISACVGAVKISLSELYYIFLNQLGIANQHFEEQQQLILTVIRLPRVLLGVMIGAVLGITGAAMQGLFRNPLADPGLIGISSGASLFAVSAIVLELKILSDLSGWVGLYALSAFAFVGACLATILVYQISRSGGKIHISTMLLAGIAVNALTGALTGLLIYLANDAQLRTITFWSLGSLGGANWPVVWVLLPFVCITLFGLPRLGKALNAFSLGESQAEHLGINAASLKRQVILFCTLGVGVSVAMAGLIGFVGLVVPHMIRLLVGANHRLVLPGSALLGAIVLTLADLTARTIVAPAELSIGILTALLGAPVFLYILLKEHKR, encoded by the coding sequence ATGAGCATTACTGCCGAAAAGCCTGCCACAAACCTTATACAGATAAGAAAGCCTTTTCAACAATCAGTAATTCTCACATTATTGGTTGTTGGATTGGTTGTTTCTGCCTGTATATCGGCTTGTGTAGGTGCGGTAAAGATTTCTTTATCTGAGTTGTACTACATATTTCTGAATCAGTTGGGTATAGCCAATCAGCATTTTGAGGAACAACAACAACTGATTCTGACTGTCATAAGATTACCAAGAGTATTGCTAGGTGTAATGATTGGTGCAGTATTGGGGATTACTGGTGCCGCTATGCAGGGGTTATTCAGAAATCCATTAGCAGACCCTGGCCTTATCGGAATTTCCTCAGGTGCTTCCTTGTTTGCGGTGTCTGCAATTGTTTTAGAACTAAAAATTCTTAGTGATTTGTCCGGCTGGGTAGGATTATATGCCCTATCCGCATTTGCCTTTGTGGGTGCTTGTTTGGCAACCATTCTTGTGTATCAAATCTCGAGATCTGGAGGTAAAATACATATCTCCACTATGCTTCTGGCTGGTATTGCTGTCAATGCGCTGACAGGAGCACTAACAGGTCTGTTAATTTATCTGGCCAATGATGCACAGCTACGAACCATTACTTTCTGGAGCTTGGGTAGCCTGGGAGGGGCAAACTGGCCTGTAGTATGGGTGTTGTTGCCTTTTGTTTGTATAACCTTATTTGGTCTGCCCAGATTGGGTAAGGCCTTAAATGCCTTTTCACTAGGTGAAAGTCAGGCCGAACATCTGGGAATCAATGCTGCCAGTTTGAAACGTCAGGTGATTCTCTTTTGTACACTTGGAGTAGGGGTATCTGTTGCCATGGCTGGCCTTATTGGTTTTGTAGGATTGGTTGTGCCACATATGATCCGATTACTGGTTGGTGCCAATCATCGTCTGGTATTACCAGGGTCTGCTTTGTTGGGAGCTATTGTATTGACGCTGGCTGATTTAACTGCCCGTACCATTGTCGCTCCAGCCGAGTTGTCCATTGGTATTCTGACAGCTTTGCTGGGAGCCCCCGTGTTTTTGTATATCCTTTTAAAGGAACATAAGAGATAA